The Intestinibaculum porci DNA window TCCTTTTTTACCATTAGGAATCATCTTCCCCGTTTCCGGATCAATCTTACCAATCAAATTTCGTTTAGAACGTGCCTGTTCCTTTTCTGAATCCCAGTAACTCTTTGATTCATAAACATAGATAATACCAATAGTCTTAGTCGTTCTTTTAATAATTGCCATTATTGCACCTTCCTATTTTTCATGCCACAAGAGCATAATCAATTACGCTAACTTCCAACCCTTTTCGCCGATTGTTTTCGCCGTTTTTCAGGTCTTTCCGCCGATCCTTTTCGCCGATTTCCATATCTTTCCGCCGATCAATTACGCCAATCAATCGCGACAATGAAAATATTATGTAGTAATGTTATAGGCTGCTAACAGCAATGAAATAAATAATAGTATATGTGGGAAAGTTGATCACTCAGATAGGATATGATTAATTTGCTGAATGATCGAGAATAGGACGCTTTTGGTGGCGTTCAAGGCAAACTAAAAGATACTCTCTTAACGCTATTCATGACTTCGATACTTGTGATCGGTATTCAGGCTAGCTATTGTTTGCCTTTTTGTTTTGACTTTAACTTGCTCGAGGTTCCATTCCCGGCGACTTTATGTCCGTTTCTTTCACCCAATCAAAACTCAACCACGTGCTCGGATTTTAAGATTCCAATCCATTACCAGACTCATAATCTGATTCAACTTCATGTTCACTTCGCACTACTTCTGGCTTTTCCGTATCTTCAACCTCTTTATGGATCTCTGATCACTTTGTTATGCCATGCTCATGAATATATGTTATTTGAGTATCCCTTGATCGAAGGATCTTTTCTCCTTCTTTCTAATTACAATATAGTCTCTTTTGTGATCGCTTTCAAGTATTTTTTGTTGATTTCATCAAGTATATTTGAATACAAGGATGCATAAAAACATAGTCACTTAAAAAGTGACTATGAGACAAATCCATCAGTGTCATCACGATCTTTAAGGACGACTTCGTTATAATCATTAATATCAAATCCCATGTCGTGAAGCTCATCCAGATGACTTTTTAATTCACCAAGCAGGTGTTCGTCATCTGGTAAGGGAATAGAACCACCGCTTTTTAATAAGTTCATCATATCTTCATCAGGGATATGACCATTGCTTTTAAAGTGTCTAGATGTGTTGAAACATTCCATAATGATTGGGACAAACATTTCCAGCATATCATCATCAATAATGTAATCATCATAGTAAGTTAAAAGATCCTGGAAAGGCACTTCAAAGCTGACGGCTTTGAATAATTCATGGACATCATGAATAGGCTGAGTCAGATCGTCCATACTATTGATGATTAAAAAGAATAATAAATGAAGATAGGCTTGATTACTGTAAGGAAAGCCATAATAGAGATAATCATCTAATTCTTCTTTGGAAGGTAAGGAGATGATATTTTGCTGGTGTAACTTAACGACATCATCATAAACATTTTCTCTTGTCACAAAATCAGAAAGAAAATCTTTCTTCTCTTCATCATAAGTCATAGCCGGATCAGGTAACTGATGATAAAGATCAAGAACTTCCTGAGCCGTTGCTTTAGGGAACTTATACTGATAAAGCAGCTGTACATAATTCAGGTTAATAACACCATAGACAATATCACAGTACGAGATAATCGCATTTAAGTAAGAAAGCTTTGGTCGTAAAGCCTGATAATCTTTATTTTTAAAGATCTTTTTGACCATCTTAGTTGCTTCTTTACTGATCACAAAGGTCTCTGAGTCTGCAATAAAGAAGAAACCTTTCGTTTCTAAGCGATCAAGCATTAAAAGATCAATCAAATTGAGTAAATGTCCGGTGACATCATCATGTACAATATCATCTAAAAGCTCATAAGCGCGATCATTGATTGTGATTAATCCTTTCGTAAGGGTTTCTTCATTCATGAACTGCTTCATGAAAAGATCGACGACTTCGGCTTTCTTATACTTTGTCTTAATCGGTTTACCAAGCTGACGAGAAAGCGCAATTAACTCTGTTTTGTTATAAGAGCGATAAAAATATTCGGTAGAATCGATGATTTCATAATCTCCCATCTCGATGAAAGCTTTGAGTCTTTCTTCAATATCAAATTTCTGATCCATAAAAAATCCTCCTTTCCGCATTATAAGTCTTCCTTAGTGGTAACTTTAATATTATCATAGTCTCCTTCGACAACGTATACATCATGATGTAATAGCTCAACGACACTCGCATCATCAGTTACCTGCTGATGTGTACGAATGGCTTCATCATAAGCTTGATAAATAAGTGATGTTCTAAAAGACTGTGGCGTTTGCGCCTGATAGAGTTCTTCTCTTTTGAGCGTTTCGATCACTTTCCCATCAATCACTCTTTTAATAGTATCTTTACATTTGACCATTGGTAAGCAGGCATCATGAGTTTCCAGACACACTAAGATGCGATCAATAAGATCTTTCTTTAAATATGGTCTGGCCCCATCATGAATGAGAACATAATCTTCTGTTACTTTCTTTAAGCCTTCAAAAACAGAATCCTGGCGTTCTTTTCCCCCTTGGGTAAAGGTAATACGCGGATCTTGGATTAATGAGGCAAAGTCATCTCTTTCTTCATCTTTACAGACAACAACCACCTGCTTACAGCGTTCATCATTTAAAAAGACAGACATGGTCATTTCATAGATTGTTTTATGATCTATTTTATAAAACATTTTATTATATTGTAATCCTGTCCGGCTGCCTCGACCGGCACATAATACAATGGCACTATAATGATTCATTTCTTTCACCATCCTATTCTTATTGTAACGGTTCTTAACCTATTACGCAATTTCATTAGTGAACATGAAAAAAGAACCTGATCGAACAGGCTCTTATTTCTTATAGTAGGCAACTGCCTGATAAGGTTTTAAAGTATGAGGTGTTACATCTTCATCATTAGTAATGAGTAAATCACCTTCAGGTGTTAAATCATAAGTGACTTCATGATCACTCCAGTTTGCTAAAACAGTAATCTTTTCATCATTGTAACTGCGGGTATAGGCAAATAAATCATGGGCGTCTTCATATAAGAGATCCATTTCTCCATAAACAATAATGTCATGGGCATGACGTAAAGCAATTAACTGTTTATAGAAATTATAAATACTATTAGGATCATTGACCTGGGCAGCCGCATTAATAGTTTTATAGTTTGGATTGACATTGATCCAAGGTGTGCCAGTGGTAAAGCCGGCATTTTGTGAATCATCCCACTGCATCGGTGTACGGGCATTGTCACGGCCTTTAGAAGAAATATTTTCCAGCATCTCCTGATCACTATAAATATGACGATCCGTTACTAAGTCTTTATAAGCATTGATTTCTTCAATATCCCGACATTCCTCTAATGAAGTAAAGTGATAATTGGTCATACCCAATTCTTCACCCTGATAAACATAAGGAGTGCCTCTCATGAGATGCAATGTTAAAGCTAAACATTTCGCGCTCATTTCGCGATACTCACCATCATCACCAAAACGAGATACCGCTCTAGGCTGATCATGGTTATCTAAATATATAGAGTTCCAGCCGCCATTTTCACAGCCTTTAACCCATTTCATAATAGCTTTCTTAAGCTCTACTAAGTCTGTTCTCTTCTGCGACCATTTACCATAGTCACCGCCATCTAAAGAGACATGATCAAAAGTAAAGACCATTTCTAATTCATGACGATCTTCCTGAACGTATTTCAAAGCTCGTTCAACGCTTAAACCAGGGGTTTCCCCGACAGTGAATAAATCATATTTCGATAAGACTTCACGATTCATTTCCTGCAAGAATTCATGAATACGTGGCCCATCGACAGTATAAGGGGTGGGATCACCATAAATAGCCCCTTCAGGAACAGGTGCATCAGGATATCTCTGATCTTTAGAGATCATCGAAATAACATCCATTCTAAAGCCATCGATACCTTTATCACACCAGTAGCGCATCATCTTATACAAATCGTCTCGGACAGCTTTATTTTCCCAGTTCAAATCTGGCTGTTTAATGGCAAAGTTATGTAAGTAGTACTGATTTAAGTTTTCATCATACTGCCAGGCACTGCCGCCAAAGACAGAACCCCAGTTATTTGGCTGATCACGCCAGATATAATAATCATGATAAGGATTATCTTTTGATTTACGGGAATCAATAAACCACTGATGTTCATCACTGGTATGATTAGCCACTAAGTCCATGACGATTTTCAAGTGATGTTCATGGGCCTTTTGTAATAACTCATCAAAATCTTTCATTGTCCCAAAGTCGGACATAATGGCATAGTAATCACTGATATCATATCCGTTATCTTCATTCGGTGAGGCATAAACAGGAGATAACCAAATGACATCAACGCCTAAATTTTCTAAGTAATCTAAACGTGAGATAATCCCCTGCAGATCACCAATACCATCGCCATTGCTATCATTGAATGATCGTGGATAAATCTGATAAACAACGGCTTCTTTCCACCAAGCTTTATTCATATAATACAAACCTCCTGCCCTTATTCTATCAAATATAAATCAAAAGATCTTTAAACCTAAGAATCTTGAAAAATTTCTTATCAAAACAACATCATCACATAATCTTACGTAAAGATACGACAGTGCATCGACATCTGCTTGATATGATATACCTGTACTTAGAAATAAGTACTTCTTCATAAATTTCCCTTCATAAAATCCCAATTAGAAAGCCGGTACGCCGGCTTTTTACGTGTATTAAGATAAATCTTCTCCATTAGATGCAATGACTTTGCGATACCAGTTAAAGGAATCTTTCTTAGATCTTGAAAAATCACCAGTGCCATCATCATGTCTGTTGACATAGATAAAACCATAACGTTTATGGAATTCACCTGTTCCACAGCTAACCACATCAATACATCCCCAAGTTGTATAACCAATCAGGGGAACACCTTCATCAATGGCTTCTCCCATCGCTTTAATATGATCTCTAAAGTAATCAATACGATAATCATCATGAATACGGCCATCTTCTTCGATTGAATCAGCAGCCCCTAAGCCGTTTTCTACCACCATTAATGGAACACCAGGATAACGAGAAGCTAACTTCTTTAAGGTGTATTTTAAGCCATCAGGATCAATCTGCCAGCCCCAGGCTGAAGCTTTTAAATAAGGATTCTTTAAGCCCATCGACATATTCCCGCCAATACTTTGGGCATTGGGATCAACAGATACACAGTTACTCATATAGTATGAGAAAGTATACATATCTACTTTACCTTCTTTAATAATAGCTAAATCTTCATCGGTAATATAAGATGTATCAATACCATGATTCTTTAAATAAGCTACAGCTAAAGGATTGTATTCACCTTTAACCTGAACATCACCACAGAAGTCATTGAACATTAAATCTTTTTCTTCTGTTTCTAATAAGTCTTTGGGATTGCAGGTTAATGGATACCAGGTCACATGGCAGATCATACAGCCAATCATAAAATCAGGGTTGATTTTATGACCTTCAATAACTGCTAAAGCGCTCGCCACAAATTCATTATGTAAGCCTTCAAAACGTTTCTGAGGATCATCTTTTAACTGATTTAAAGGAATTGGTTCTTCACTTGCTAAATCTTCTGGAGCGACATAACCAATACCATTGTATTGTCCCATAGCAGTCGTTGCCCCATTGATTTCATTAAAGGTTAACCAGTATTTTACTAAGTCTTTATAACGGGTAAAAACCGTTTTCGCATAACGAACATAAAGATCAATTGTCTTTCTTGACGTAAAGCCTCCATAGTTTTTCACAATGCCCCAAGGGATTTCATAGTGACATAACGTGACTAATGGTTCAATGCCATACTTCTTACATTCTTTAAAGAGATCTTCATAAAATGCTAAACCAGCTTCATTTGGTGTTTCATCATCCCCATGAGGGAAAATACGTGACCAGTTAATAGATGTACGGAAGGTTTTAAAACCCATTTCCGCAAATAATTTAATATCTTCTTTATAGTGATGATAGAAATCAATCGCCTGATGCGAAGGATAGAAATGATCCTTCATAATATGACTGCAGAACATTCTTGGCGTCTCATAATTCCCGCCTAATAATAAATCCGCTTCAGAAAGGCCTTTGCCATCCTCATTATATGCCCCTTCACACTGATTGGCAGCGACTGCACCGCCCCATAAAAAATCTTTTGGAAAACTCATTTTTATACCTCCTGTATAAAGGTATTATAAGAATTCCCATGCATTGCAAAGGGATATTTTCTTAATGAGAAAGATTTTCAGGATTTGCATTCTTTTCATACATTACAAAAGACCGATGAAATCATCTTTTTCATTAGTTATATGAATATTTGATCATAAAAAAACGAGCTTTTGCAACCATTTAGACATTTGAGGACATATGCACATAAATTCAAAAACAGAGAAGACATGCTTCTCTGCTTCTTTAGCTTTGCGTTGTAATGGTATGGACATGATAGAAAAGCAGCTTAAGGCAGTCATAAGGGTTACGAGCAACCCATACAGCAAAAGGGATATGATGCTTTTTCGCATATTGCACTTGATTATAGGTTAAATAACGAATTTGTGCATCTATCCCGCAATGATATTTCCTGACAAAGTAAAAATCACTATGTGTAGCGGGACGATCATAGGTAATGTAGTAAATAGGGATAGTTTTATTAAAATAACGGACAATCATAATTTGGATGCGACTGCTCGAAAGAATGACAGCCTGTTTTTCCATGTGCATTTGTGCGACCGTTTGTAAAACGCGATCAACTCTTTGATCTCTGATCTGTTTAAGTTCAATAAAAGCTATTTTATGATACTTCTTACAAACTTCCAGATACTGTTTTAACGTCGGTAATTTATTTCCCTGGCGATAACGAATATGTTCAATATAATGATAACTATGATCATTTAACATCCCTTTGCCATCAGTCTTTTTATTCATAGTAGGATCATGAAAGATCATAATTTGACCATCTTTGGTATCCTGTACATCGGTTTCAATCCCGGTAAAGCGTGGATTTTGCCCAGCCGCGGTAAATGAGGAAATGGTATTTTCACAATGTAAACGACTGACTAAACCGCGATGAGCGATCAGCTTTTGATGATCATTGGCATAATAGGCAAAGACAAAGAATACTGTTAGATAAAGCGTAAATAATATAAGAATCCTTCTTCTCATAGAAATCAATCCCCCTTGGCATCCTATTGTACACCAATGGATATAAAAAAACAGGTTTACGAGAAACCTGTTAATGAATATTTTGATCAAAGCGGCCATAGACGACATTACGGCGTACACTATGGGCAGCTGAACATGTTGATAACATCAGTAAGTTCGCCTTATTTTTAGTATCGACATCTTCTCTTGCTAGAGACGTTGATAAAATCTTAGCCATATACTGCTGATAGTCATTGCCTTTAGAATACATCTTAGAATCAGCCTGATAAATATTGGTACTAAAGATATCATAGATACTTAATGAACCATCAGGGAGATAGACGTAAATATAAGGGTGACTATCCATATAAGACTGCGTTGCATACTGTTTTAATCCCGCAAACATGGAACCGTTTTTCATATTATGTCCATAGAGAATCGTATTATCATCACTAAAGTCTTTCTTATTAATGGTATCCATAAAGATACAGCCAGCAAAAGAATACTGTCGATAGTAATTATGATGCAGGTATGTATCATTATTAGCCCCTTTTAAGATGGCATAATCAATAGCGGTATGCGGGATATAAATCCAGCCGATAATATCGTTGTTAATGCTTTTCAGCTTTTTGAAATCGATGGAACGCTTTAAAGCGTTAGCATCATAGCCGACTTTGCCTTTTTTCTTGACTTGTCTTTGTTTGTGGGTGATCTTGACGACTTTTTCGCGTAACTCTTTATTGTCCTTATTGACCTTATAATACTTATAATAGGTATAACCTAAGTTAAAACCGCTATATAAGAAGACACATAAAGCGACGATAAAGATAATCCGCGCAATCCACTTTTTAGCCATTAGACATTAAACTTGAAGAACATGACGTCACCGTCTACGCCCTTATAAGTTTTTCCTTCCTGACGAATCTTGCCAGCTTCTTTTAAAGCTGTTTCACTGCCATACTTCATCAGATCATCATAGCTGTATGTTTCGGCACGGATGAAACCACGCTGGAAATCGGTATGGATAATACCAGCCATTTCTGGTGCAGTCATGCCATCAGTAAAAGTCCAGGCACGACATTCATCAGGCCCAACTGTAAAGAAGGTCTTTAAATTCAGTAAGGCATATGTTTCTTTGATCAGTTTATCAAGACCACTTTCTTTAATACCTAAGTCATCCATGAAGACTTGTTTGTCTTCATCATCAAGAGCCGCTAATTCTTCTTCAATCTGCGCACAGATTGGCACGACATCAGCGCCTTCTTTTTTCGTATATTCGACTAACTGATTATAGAATGGGTTCGTCGTTGGATCTTCAATATCTTCTTCACCCATATTCGCCACATAAATAATTGGTTTCGCGGTTAAGAAGTTATACTGACGTACCCATACCATTTCTTCTTTAGAAAAGTCTAAGCTGCGGACAGGTTTATTATCT harbors:
- the ychF gene encoding redox-regulated ATPase YchF, which produces MALTAGIVGLPNVGKSTLFNAITNAQVEAANYPFATIDPNVGVVEVPDHRLDDLAKLFNPKKTIYTTFEFTDIAGLVKGASRGEGLGNKFLANIRETNAIVEVVRCFRDKDITHVDGSVDPVRDVETINLELIFADLETVEKRIGKIEKKAQSGDKEAKEELDVLKRIKDVLEDNKPVRSLDFSKEEMVWVRQYNFLTAKPIIYVANMGEEDIEDPTTNPFYNQLVEYTKKEGADVVPICAQIEEELAALDDEDKQVFMDDLGIKESGLDKLIKETYALLNLKTFFTVGPDECRAWTFTDGMTAPEMAGIIHTDFQRGFIRAETYSYDDLMKYGSETALKEAGKIRQEGKTYKGVDGDVMFFKFNV
- a CDS encoding alpha-glucosidase; protein product: MNKAWWKEAVVYQIYPRSFNDSNGDGIGDLQGIISRLDYLENLGVDVIWLSPVYASPNEDNGYDISDYYAIMSDFGTMKDFDELLQKAHEHHLKIVMDLVANHTSDEHQWFIDSRKSKDNPYHDYYIWRDQPNNWGSVFGGSAWQYDENLNQYYLHNFAIKQPDLNWENKAVRDDLYKMMRYWCDKGIDGFRMDVISMISKDQRYPDAPVPEGAIYGDPTPYTVDGPRIHEFLQEMNREVLSKYDLFTVGETPGLSVERALKYVQEDRHELEMVFTFDHVSLDGGDYGKWSQKRTDLVELKKAIMKWVKGCENGGWNSIYLDNHDQPRAVSRFGDDGEYREMSAKCLALTLHLMRGTPYVYQGEELGMTNYHFTSLEECRDIEEINAYKDLVTDRHIYSDQEMLENISSKGRDNARTPMQWDDSQNAGFTTGTPWINVNPNYKTINAAAQVNDPNSIYNFYKQLIALRHAHDIIVYGEMDLLYEDAHDLFAYTRSYNDEKITVLANWSDHEVTYDLTPEGDLLITNDEDVTPHTLKPYQAVAYYKK
- a CDS encoding glycerophosphodiester phosphodiesterase, which gives rise to MRRRILILFTLYLTVFFVFAYYANDHQKLIAHRGLVSRLHCENTISSFTAAGQNPRFTGIETDVQDTKDGQIMIFHDPTMNKKTDGKGMLNDHSYHYIEHIRYRQGNKLPTLKQYLEVCKKYHKIAFIELKQIRDQRVDRVLQTVAQMHMEKQAVILSSSRIQIMIVRYFNKTIPIYYITYDRPATHSDFYFVRKYHCGIDAQIRYLTYNQVQYAKKHHIPFAVWVARNPYDCLKLLFYHVHTITTQS
- a CDS encoding glycoside hydrolase family 1 protein, whose product is MSFPKDFLWGGAVAANQCEGAYNEDGKGLSEADLLLGGNYETPRMFCSHIMKDHFYPSHQAIDFYHHYKEDIKLFAEMGFKTFRTSINWSRIFPHGDDETPNEAGLAFYEDLFKECKKYGIEPLVTLCHYEIPWGIVKNYGGFTSRKTIDLYVRYAKTVFTRYKDLVKYWLTFNEINGATTAMGQYNGIGYVAPEDLASEEPIPLNQLKDDPQKRFEGLHNEFVASALAVIEGHKINPDFMIGCMICHVTWYPLTCNPKDLLETEEKDLMFNDFCGDVQVKGEYNPLAVAYLKNHGIDTSYITDEDLAIIKEGKVDMYTFSYYMSNCVSVDPNAQSIGGNMSMGLKNPYLKASAWGWQIDPDGLKYTLKKLASRYPGVPLMVVENGLGAADSIEEDGRIHDDYRIDYFRDHIKAMGEAIDEGVPLIGYTTWGCIDVVSCGTGEFHKRYGFIYVNRHDDGTGDFSRSKKDSFNWYRKVIASNGEDLS
- the srtB gene encoding class B sortase, producing MAKKWIARIIFIVALCVFLYSGFNLGYTYYKYYKVNKDNKELREKVVKITHKQRQVKKKGKVGYDANALKRSIDFKKLKSINNDIIGWIYIPHTAIDYAILKGANNDTYLHHNYYRQYSFAGCIFMDTINKKDFSDDNTILYGHNMKNGSMFAGLKQYATQSYMDSHPYIYVYLPDGSLSIYDIFSTNIYQADSKMYSKGNDYQQYMAKILSTSLAREDVDTKNKANLLMLSTCSAAHSVRRNVVYGRFDQNIH
- the ispD gene encoding 2-C-methyl-D-erythritol 4-phosphate cytidylyltransferase, giving the protein MNHYSAIVLCAGRGSRTGLQYNKMFYKIDHKTIYEMTMSVFLNDERCKQVVVVCKDEERDDFASLIQDPRITFTQGGKERQDSVFEGLKKVTEDYVLIHDGARPYLKKDLIDRILVCLETHDACLPMVKCKDTIKRVIDGKVIETLKREELYQAQTPQSFRTSLIYQAYDEAIRTHQQVTDDASVVELLHHDVYVVEGDYDNIKVTTKEDL